Proteins co-encoded in one Acidovorax sp. 69 genomic window:
- the gspM gene encoding type II secretion system protein GspM codes for MNTLAVRRTAIVVLILAVALLPVVAGALYVLRKHAWGEERLAQIEPRHARLLGLESQRAELEAARQRATELRTQYVYPAVSDGAQTGNQAQQKVRDLFSSAGLQVITSQVLPPKEEKGFDRIPLVLRAEGELLGLQSALAVLGAQQPFIVINELDVQVLGGLANINPKMPPRLSAQFTLSVLRERP; via the coding sequence ATGAATACGCTCGCCGTACGTCGAACCGCCATTGTTGTGCTGATATTGGCTGTTGCTCTGCTTCCGGTCGTTGCCGGGGCTCTGTACGTGCTGCGCAAGCACGCCTGGGGTGAAGAACGTCTCGCGCAGATTGAACCTCGGCATGCGCGGTTGTTGGGACTCGAATCGCAGCGTGCTGAACTAGAGGCAGCTCGCCAGCGGGCGACGGAACTGCGCACCCAGTATGTTTACCCAGCGGTGTCAGACGGAGCGCAAACAGGCAACCAGGCGCAACAAAAAGTTCGCGACCTTTTTTCATCCGCCGGCTTGCAAGTCATCACCAGTCAGGTCCTTCCGCCAAAGGAGGAAAAGGGCTTCGACCGCATCCCTCTCGTCTTGCGCGCGGAAGGGGAGCTTCTGGGTCTACAAAGCGCGTTGGCGGTGCTTGGGGCGCAGCAGCCCTTTATCGTCATCAACGAGCTGGATGTCCAAGTGCTGGGGGGGCTGGCAAACATCAACCCCAAGATGCCTCCACGTCTATCGGCGCAATTTACCTTGAGCGTGCTGAGAGAACGGCCATGA
- a CDS encoding PilN domain-containing protein: MPSIQTDARFLGLDLSALGRSVRQAWSDLQGSPLLSWLTPEAPIILLQQDGGESLWWGGTRRVMGGKKIGTPFIAVELPDDLLLRRTLTVPAMGESDTASAAALQVRSISPFAEHDLVWGYRTRPDAAGGSALDLALASRKQIAQCIQSHSARLGAKTPEVWVDMSAGPPIVLSGYGEGLRRAQGGRGRWARYGLLASALVLMAAILVTPTLQLRARAIEAVGAYDGAVHRTPTMVKDREALMQSVEKLNVLSELLAGRVEPMRVLDRLTKVLPDDTALQGLTLKGLKVTITGLTANASALMQILGEQPGVRDVRAPTPTTRVGGANSKENFVIEFSLDPQEFGVAMVQSPVSVVAPLSASSAASAAAPVAAVAAPASAPTASVSAPSSAAVAPPAAPGALVPVFGGSAPQAASKPSLAKPERKGTP, translated from the coding sequence ATGCCATCCATCCAAACCGATGCCCGTTTTCTGGGGCTCGACCTTAGCGCTCTGGGGCGCAGCGTTCGACAGGCATGGTCGGACTTGCAGGGCTCCCCGCTGCTCTCTTGGCTGACGCCTGAGGCGCCCATCATTCTGCTACAGCAAGATGGAGGGGAGTCACTGTGGTGGGGTGGTACGCGCCGCGTCATGGGCGGCAAGAAGATCGGAACTCCATTCATTGCAGTGGAGCTGCCTGACGATCTGCTGCTGCGCCGAACTTTGACCGTCCCGGCCATGGGGGAGTCCGACACTGCAAGCGCTGCGGCACTTCAGGTGCGGTCGATAAGTCCGTTTGCGGAACATGATCTTGTTTGGGGCTATCGCACCCGGCCTGATGCAGCGGGGGGCAGTGCTCTGGATCTTGCCCTTGCGTCTCGCAAACAGATTGCGCAATGCATTCAGTCGCACTCTGCACGTTTGGGGGCAAAGACTCCTGAGGTCTGGGTGGACATGTCAGCAGGGCCCCCCATCGTCCTTAGCGGCTATGGAGAGGGACTGAGGCGGGCGCAGGGGGGGCGGGGGCGGTGGGCTCGATATGGCCTCTTGGCATCAGCCCTGGTCTTGATGGCCGCCATCCTCGTGACTCCAACCCTGCAATTGCGTGCGCGTGCGATCGAGGCCGTGGGTGCTTACGATGGCGCTGTGCATCGGACGCCAACTATGGTGAAAGATCGCGAAGCACTGATGCAGTCGGTGGAAAAGCTCAATGTATTGTCTGAGCTGCTCGCTGGCCGCGTAGAGCCGATGCGGGTGCTTGACCGGCTCACCAAAGTTCTGCCCGATGACACGGCACTCCAGGGCTTAACCCTCAAAGGCCTGAAGGTCACGATCACGGGTCTAACGGCCAATGCGTCGGCACTCATGCAAATCCTTGGGGAGCAGCCGGGTGTTCGCGATGTTCGTGCGCCCACTCCCACCACGCGTGTTGGTGGAGCGAACTCCAAGGAAAATTTTGTCATCGAATTTTCGCTCGATCCGCAAGAATTCGGGGTCGCCATGGTGCAGTCGCCGGTGTCGGTCGTGGCTCCTTTGTCCGCCTCGTCTGCGGCCTCGGCTGCAGCTCCAGTGGCCGCCGTGGCTGCGCCTGCTTCGGCGCCGACTGCGTCGGTAAGCGCGCCGTCCAGTGCTGCCGTCGCCCCACCTGCGGCGCCGGGTGCACTTGTGCCCGTATTTGGCGGAAGTGCCCCTCAGGCAGCTTCAAAGCCTTCCTTGGCAAAGCCAGAGCGTAAAGGAACTCCATGA